A single window of Aspergillus oryzae RIB40 DNA, chromosome 8 DNA harbors:
- a CDS encoding uncharacterized protein (predicted protein), translating to MISHIAFFFASVLAASLGISVNVNSSNLREVYQFPHGTWVENIAVRSNGNLLVTLVNVPEVWEVFPSAQAGASGARLVHHFTNEGMSTSITEHSPDMLALITPNTVWKMDLNAGREASPVRVATLPGGNLNGMATLDQELGRVAISDSEFGLVWVVIHILERSRSSSGTKPHGEYEGRPISSI from the coding sequence ATGATCAGTCATATCGcgttcttctttgcctctgTATTAGCGGCATCGCTTGGAATTTCCGTCAATGTCAATTCTTCCAATCTTCGTGAGGTCTACCAGTTCCCACATGGCACTTGGGTGGAGAATATTGCCGTAAGGTCTAATGGCAACCTGTTAGTAACACTGGTGAACGTTCCAGAAGTCTGGGAGGTGTTTCCATCTGCCCAGGCTGGAGCCAGTGGGGCGCGTCTTGTTCACCATTTCACTAACGAAGGAATGTCCACGAGCATTACTGAGCACTCACCAGATATGCTTGCCCTAATTACCCCGAATACCGTTTGGAAGATGGATCTGAATGCGGGCAGAGAAGCAAGCCCGGTCCGAGTAGCAACTCTGCCGGGCGGAAATCTCAACGGTATGGCGACACTGGACCAAGAGCTTGGTAGGGTGGCAATCTCCGACTCCGAGTTTGGGCTGGTATGGGTCGTGATACACATACTGGAAAGGTCACGGTCATCCTCCGGGACGAAACCACATGGCGAATACGAAGGAAGGCCCATCTCTTCTATCTAA
- a CDS encoding aldo/keto reductase (voltage-gated shaker-like K+ channel, subunit beta/KCNAB) has translation MQLGKSGLKVSKIILGCMSYGSSEWQSWVLNEKDALPLLKHAYDKGINTWDTADIYSHGRSEEIIGKFLRQEQIPRDRVVIMTKFYFGVDDQGRQPPNRATIHNDGQEWVNRVGLSRKHIFDAVEASVRRLGTYIDVLQIHRLDRDTPRKEIMKALNDVVESGKVRYIGASSMAAWEFQSLQNIALQNGWHQFISMQNLHNLIHREEEREMIPYCLDTGVGLIPWSPLARGVLARPWDSRSTIRETTDTSLKSIIRDRESLADKSIIDRVEEVARRRGITMSQVAIAWSLSHRTENPILGLNSKDRIDEAVAAIGVRLTEDEKRYLEELYIPKSIHPSER, from the exons ATGCA ACTTGGCAAATCTGGGCTCAAGGTATCCAAGATCATCTTAGGATGTATGTCATATGGCAGTAGTGAGTGGCAGAGTTGGGTTCTGAATGAGAAAGACGCTCTGCCTCTCCTCAAGCATGCCTATGATAAAGGTATCAATACTTGGGATACA GCTGACATCTACTCTCATGGCCGTTCCGAAGAGATCATTGGTAAATTCCTTCGGCAGGAACAGATCCCTCGTGACCGTGTCGTTATTATGACTAAATTTTACTTTGGCGTGGACGACCAAGGTCGGCAGCCACCCAACCGCGCAACGATTCATAATGACGGTCAGGAATGGGTCAATCGTGTTGGACTGTCAAGAAAACACATTTTTGACGCGGTCGAGGCAAGCGTCAGGAGACTTGGAACATACATAGACGTTTTGCAGATCCATAGGTTAGATCGTGATACTCCCCGAAAGGAGATTATGAAAGCCCTtaatgatgttgttgagagCGGGAAGGTGCGATATATCGGTGCGAGCTCG ATGGCGGCATGGGAATTCCAGTCATTGCAGAATATCGCCCTGCAGAACGGATGGCATCAGTTCATCTCCATGCAGAATTTACACAACCTCATTCACCGTGAAGAAGAACGTGAGATGATCCCGTACTGTCTTGACACTGGTGTCGGGCTCATTCCTTGGTCACCTTTGGCACGAGGTGTTCTAGCAAGGCCGTGGGACTCTCGATCCACCATCCGCGAGACTACTGATACGAGTCTCAAAAGTATCATCCGGGATCGGGAGTCTTTAGCCGATAAATCCATTATTGATCGAGTAGAGGAGGTCGCGCGCCGGAGAGGAATCACCATGTCACAAGTAGCAATTGCCTGGTCTTTGAGTCATCGCACAGAAAATCCCATCCTCGGCTTGAACAGTAAAGACCGCATTGACGAAGCTGTGGCTGCGATCGGTGTCCGACTAACAGAGGACGAGAAGCGGTACTTGGAGGAGCTATACATACCTAAAAGCATTCATCCGTCAGAGAGATGA
- a CDS encoding uncharacterized protein (predicted protein), which yields MLMLLPMPWLLRVKTSWTRRLQLVGLFAIGLLLIAIAIVRLPSFDDNTSQLNRNTWGSVEEFLAAFVANVPTLYTLRRRADKSYPTYYSHGASEGRMGGSRHPPHNEGILVTNSVQLEYMVDGRHKSQGSDHNVVRQDSNEQLVGDERWR from the exons ATGTTGATGTTACTACccatgccatggctgctcAGGGTGAAAACATCATGGACGCG CCGCCTCCAGCTCGTCGGACTGTTTGCAATTGGATTACTACTCATCGCAATAGCTATCGTCCGCCTTCCATCATTCGATGATAATACCTCCCAGCTGAACCGAAACACCTGGGGCTCCGTGGAGGAATTCCTCGCTGCATTCGTCGCCAATGTGCCTACCTTATATACCCTGCGACGAAGAGCCGACAAGAGCTACCCCACATATTACAGCCACGGTGCGTCTGAGGGCCGTATGGGTGGCTCACGGCATCCGCCTCATAATGAAGGGATATTGGTCACCAATAGTGTTCAGCTCGAGTATATGGTTGATGGTAGACACAAGTCGCAGGGCTCGGACCATAATGTTGTAAGACAGGATAGTAACGAGCAGCTGGTGGGGGATGAGCGATGGCGTTGA
- a CDS encoding uncharacterized protein (predicted protein) has product MSTVQSVSDSRVQEETMKVAGEKLLDRIGPAIVITHSQGGLYGWSWADSRPDLIKALIQIEPKGPPFREAIFSKEFSRPWGLTSIPLSYEPPPSNVSSPLTMKNVPAHSPGLLPCIIQHEPARKLLNLARVPILISTGEASYHAQYDHCFIKFLYQAGVPAEHLELGHAGLHGNGHLQFMEMNSDDIAQVLHDWMLIKVNGTF; this is encoded by the coding sequence ATGAGTACCGTCCAATCCGTCTCCGACAGTCGAGTCCAAGAGGAAACCATGAAAGTCGCAGGAGAGAAGCTTCTCGATCGCATTGGCCCGGCAATAGTTATCACGCATTCCCAGGGTGGCCTGTATGGGTGGTCATGGGCAGACAGTCGTCCAGACCTAATCAAGGCACTGATTCAAATCGAGCCGAAGGGCCCTCCATTCCGAGAGGCTATATTCTCAAAGGAGTTCAGTCGTCCTTGGGGACTTACGTCTATTCCCTTAAGCTATGAACCCCCACCGTCGAATGTCTCGTCGCCCTTGACTATGAAGAATGTACCAGCACATTCACCCGGCCTGCTTCCATGCATCATCCAGCACGAACCTGCCAGAAAACTGCTCAACTTAGCGCGGGTTCCGATTCTGATCAGTACTGGAGAGGCGTCATACCATGCTCAGTATGACCATTGTTTTATCAAGTTTCTGTACCAGGCAGGGGTCCCCGCGGAGCATTTGGAGTTAGGTCATGCTGGGCTGCATGGAAACGGGCATTTGCAGTTTATGGAAATGAATAGTGACGATATAGCTCAAGTCCTGCATGACTGGATGTTGATAAAGGTGAACGGCACGTTTTGA
- a CDS encoding RNA dependent RNA polymerase (RNA-directed RNA polymerase QDE-1 required for posttranscriptional gene silencing and RNA interference), with product MEVFLHHVPADLNRHGFKRELQPFMKTLRIQDFICEKPRKKRFGTITFLHVDDAERFLQAHGEKPNPLGGFKSNLKLMGVSVCCKSSRYPPKPFALRTLEHEAQERAKGHRERPEESVVFGMQQYSCGRCDFVGEQLTYNPELQWSARGTIKFKTRSMIVHVIPDCRIRIPLSTIVSLIYSTDGTLTVTLSDVPFFFKVIGTSYNSLGIESSRVRLSNLGNGHDQIVGQCLVYQFKVSVVHFRANIEKLKDWEITIYRYNLTTARPLLCSQAVSVEFHKLLSELAECTRNRSVPFGILFQLQALAQNAYLHPTTSRKLAEGLRKRFAEDEAAGRDPITVDGMRKLFNMIGWPFPGDDPRVYEVDFLVATLEANHREIQDGFAYREGLHENTVNMTKVHRVNVTPTRITLHGPEMEPQNRILRKFPNHHEYFIRVQFCDENGEDLLFNANVDYKDIFGRFIDIMTRGIQIAGRTYNFLGFSHSSLRSRAVWFSSPFVDDNGHMQTYFSIVSAIGKFSHITSPARCAARIGQAFTETPFMVPLEKHGVLVSTIPDLTSPDGSRVFSDGVGAISREVVASIWADIPLKRGNPTCFQIRLGGAKGMLAADSRLRTAVIQIRPSMIKFDSEDMKNLEICNMASRPYPMVLNRQVIKILEDMGASKDWFFQMQNEELTRLQSITVSTDKTARFLKDKSVAECIGLYRLYRQCYWTRLNYKKDGFLRAIVEAVVLRELRLLKHKARIPVKKGMTLYGVIDETGFLQEGEVYVTFDRMEGRYAAPPGPGHILVTRSPALHCGDIQRAQNVIPPEDHPLRYHRNCIVFSQKGSRDLPSKLSGGDLDGDLYHVIWDPELESVETFAPADYPRPTSIDIGRDVRVDDMAAFFVEFMRSDILGMIAIRHMVMADQAASGTRDTSCRLLAGLHSKAVDFSKTGIPVNMEDMPRVNRYRPDFLAPGPQTRLYNKSKIGLEQHVSHANYDDDDDDADVEEPYRYYKSEKILGKLYRAIDEQSIWRKHVLSESETDEEFFWNSVIDDCLRRCKSLPRTPKEEHLDEAKRIRAAYDDAIISAMDTYSDHPTKPISELEVVIGSIINRRGVQTRRQRDRSNKLHEEFDRIATWITSIMRRQEIEDPDPNGLELSLACLYHGIQGSDSGHRKEVYGELKSFRVVAACALLAELDHRDKADPKNCFTM from the exons ATGGAAGTCTTTCTTCACCATGTCCCAGCGGATCTTAACCGGCACGGCTTCAAACGCGAACTTCAGCCCTTCATGAAAACCCTTCGAATTCAAGACTTTATTTGCGAGAAGCCCAGAAAGAAACGTTTTGGCACTATCACCTTTCTGCATGTCGACGATGCAGAAAGGTTTCTGCAGGCACATGGTGAAAAGCCAAATCCTCTCGGGGGCTTCAAGTCAAATCTGAAACTCATGGGGGTGAGTGTGTGTTGTAAATCAAGCAGATATCCGCCAAAGCCCTTCGCATTGCGGACGTTAGAGCACGAGGCTCAAGAAAGGGCAAAGGGTCACCGGGAGCGGCCAGAGGAGTCAGTCGTTTTTGGAATGCAGCAATACAGCTGTGGAAGATGCGACTTTGTCGGGGAGCAGTTGACATACAACCCTGAGCTTCAGTGGTCAGCAAGAGGAACTATCAAATTCAAGACGCGATCTATGATAGTCCACGTTATTCCTGACTGTCGGATTCGCATACCACTTTCTACCATTGTTAGCTTAATATACTCGACTGACGGTACTCTTACAGTTACCCTCTCTGATgtgcccttcttctttaaGGTAATAGGGACTTCCTACAATTCGTTAGGAATCGAATCCAGTCGGGTACGTCTGTCCAATCTAGGGAACGGACATGATCAGATAGTTGGGCAGTGCTTGGTTTATCAGTTCAAAGTTTCTGTGGTTCACTTTAGGGcaaatatagaaaagctCAAAGATTGGGAGATAACCATCTATCGGTACAACCTGACCACAGCAAGGCCCCTATTATGCTCACAGGCAGTCTCCGTTGAGTTTCACAAACTGCTGAGTGAGCTAGCAGAATGTACGCGCAATAGATCTGTGCCATTTGGGATtctcttccagcttcagGCATTGGCACAAAATGCATACCTTCATCCCACCACTAGCCGCAAACTGGCCGAAGGATTACGCAAAAGGTTCGCTGAGGATGAAGCAGCCGGACGGGATCCTATCACCGTGGACGGAATGAGAAAGCTTTTTAATATGATCGGCTGGCCGTTTCCTGGAGATGATCCGCGGGTCTATGAGGTAGACTTCCTTGTGGCGACGCTTGAGGCGAACCACAGAGAGATACAAGATGGCTTCGCCTATCGAGAAGGACTTCATGAGAACACAGTTAACATGACAAAGGTCCATCGAGTCAATGTAACCCCTACCCGAATCACACTGCATGGGCCCGAAATGGAACCGCAGAATCGAATTCTGCGCAAGTTTCCCAACCATCACGAGTACTTCATCCGTGTACAGTTCTGTGAtgagaatggagaagatttgCTCTTCAATGCAAATGTGGACTACAAGGATATCTTTGGGCGCTTCATAGACATTATGACAAGGGGGATCCAGATTGCCGGTCGCACATATAACTTTCTCGGGTTTTCGCATTCCTCATTGCGATCCCGCGCGGTTTGG ttctcttctccattcgtCGACGATAATGGCCACATGCAGACATACTTTTCGATCGTCAGTGCAATAGGCAAATTCTCACATATAACGTCACCGGCACGATGCGCAGCCAGAATTGGCCAGGCCTTTACTGAGACGCCCTTCATGGTCCCATTAGAAAAGCATGGGGTGCTAGTCTCAACGATTCCAGACCTCACGTCTCCAGATGGTTCACGGGTCTTCAGTGATGGGGTCGGTGCCATCTCGCGCGAGGTGGTGGCAAGCATTTGGGCCGATATACCACTAAAAAGGGGGAATCCCACATGCTTCCAGATTCGCTTGGGTGGGGCGAAAGGCATGCTTGCTGCTGACAGCCGATTACGTACTGCGGTCATTCAGATACGTCCATCAATGATCAAGTTCGATAGCGAGGATATGAAAAACCTGGAAATTTGCAATATGGCATCCAGACCCTATCCCATGGTTCTAAATCGTCAAGTGATTAAGATTTTAGAGGATATGGGTGCCTCAAAGGACTGGTTCTTCCAAATGCAGAACGAAGAACTGACGCGACTTCAATCTATCACCGTCAGTACGGATAAGACAGCAAGGTTTCTCAAGGATAAGTCAGTCGCTGAGTGTATTGGTCTTTATCGACTATACCGCCAATGTTACTGGACACGCCTGAATTACAAGAAGGACGGCTTCCTCCGAGCAATTGTTGAGGCTGTGGTTCTTAGGGAGCTCCGGCTCCTGAAGCACAAAGCGCGTATCCCAGTGAAGAAAGGCATGACACTCTATGGGGTTATAGATGAGACAGGCTTCCTTCAAGAAGGTGAGGTTTATGTGACATTTGATCGCATGGAAGGGCGATATGCGGCACCTCCTGGGCCTGGGCATATCTTGGTGACTCGGTCGCCTGCGCTTCACTGTGGTGACATTCAACGTGCCCAAAATGTCATACCCCCAGAGGACCATCCCTTAAGGTATCATCGTAATTGCATTGTATTCAGTCAGAAGGGAAGCCGGGACTTGCCTAGTAAGTTGAGTGGAGGAGATCTCGATGGGGATTTGTATCATGTCATCTGGGATCCTGAACTAGAGAGTGTTGAGACATTTGCCCCCGCAGATTACCCGCGTCCCACATCTATTGACATTGGGCGAGATGTGAGGGTAGATGACATGGCTGCATTCTTTGTAGAATTCATGCGGTCCGATATTCTTGGTATGATTGCTATCCGCCATATGGTCATGGCAGATCAAGCTGCGTCGGGAACCAGGGATACCTCATGCCGCCTCCTGGCTGGACTGCACTCGAAGGCTGTGGACTTTTCCAAAACTGGTATTCCCGTGAACATGGAGGACATGCCTAGAGTGAACCGTTATCGACCGGACTT TCTGGCGCCAGGGCCCCAAACACGCCTCTATAATAAATCCAAGATTGGACTTGAGCAGCATGTTTCACATGCAAactatgatgatgacgacgacgacgctGATGTAGAGGAGCCCTATCGCTACTATAAGTCAGAGAAGATCCTTGGAAAACTCTACAGGGCCATCGATGAGCAAAGCATTTGGCGCAAACACGTCCTTTCTGAGTCTGAAACGGATGAGGAATTCTTTTGGAATAGCGTGATAGATGACTGTCTCAGGAGGTGCAAGTCATTGCCAAGAACCCCAAAGGAGGAACATCTTGACGAAGCAAAGAGAATTCGAGCAGC ATACGACGACGCAATCATTTCTGCGATGGACACCTACTCTGACCATCCAACCAAGCCTATCAGCGAGCTAGAAGTTGTTATCGGGTCCATCATCAACAGGAGGGGTGTACAGACCCGCCGCCAACGTGACCGATCAAATAAGCTACACGAGGAGTTTGACCGGATTGCTACATGGATCACAAGCATCATGCGCCGGCAGGAGATCGAGGACCCTGATCCTAATGGCTTGGAGCTATCTCTGGCGTGTCTTTATCATGGAATCCAAGGGAGCGATTCCGGCCACCGCAAGGAGGTATACGGTGAGCTTAAGAGCTTCCGAGTTGTCGCGGCCTGTGCACTGTTAGCCGAGTTAGATCATCGCGACAAGGCTGATCCGAAGAATTGTTTTACTATGTGA